One stretch of Streptomyces sp. NBC_00443 DNA includes these proteins:
- a CDS encoding peptide ABC transporter substrate-binding protein: protein MRGATFARQAACAMAVALVATACGGGGDSGAGGEALSSSWTDPQNPLEPANTNEVQGGKVLSMIFRGLKQYNPKTGEAEDMLAERIETTDSRTYTITVKDGWTFSDGEKVTAKSFVDAWNYGASLRNNQKNAYFFSYIDGYDKVHPVKGEQSADTMSGLKAVDDRTFTVRLSQKFSGFPDTLGYNAFVPLPRAFYDDHAGWLAKPVGNGPYTVQSYTKGSEMSLTRWDAYPGPDAAQNGGVTLKVYTDNNTAYTDLMAGNLDLVDDVPAQQLKNVRSDLGDRYLNTPAGIIQTLAFPHYDKAWNKPGSVKVRKGLSRAIDREQITKTIFQGTRTPATDWTSPVLGAEGGYKAGLCGEWCQYDAAAAKKLIEEGGGLPGGQVKITYNADTGSHKLWVDAVCNSINNALGNDRACVGNPIGTFADFRSKSTTQKLSGPFRAGWQMDYPLPQNFLQPLYYTNASSNDGKWSNEEFDKLVDEANAETDPARAVEMFQKAEAVVRDNMAAIPLWYQNGSAGWSQRLSNVALNPFSVPVYNEIKVG from the coding sequence ATGCGTGGAGCCACGTTCGCCAGACAGGCCGCATGTGCGATGGCGGTCGCGCTCGTGGCGACGGCCTGTGGAGGCGGGGGTGACAGCGGAGCCGGCGGCGAGGCGCTGAGCTCGTCGTGGACCGATCCGCAGAACCCGCTGGAGCCGGCCAACACCAATGAGGTGCAGGGCGGCAAGGTGCTCTCCATGATCTTCCGGGGTCTGAAGCAGTACAACCCGAAGACCGGCGAGGCCGAGGACATGCTCGCCGAGCGGATCGAGACCACCGACTCGCGCACCTACACGATCACCGTCAAGGACGGCTGGACCTTCAGCGACGGCGAGAAGGTCACCGCCAAGTCCTTCGTGGACGCCTGGAACTACGGGGCGAGCCTGAGGAACAACCAGAAGAACGCCTACTTCTTCAGCTACATCGACGGCTACGACAAGGTCCACCCGGTCAAGGGCGAGCAGAGCGCCGACACCATGTCCGGGCTGAAGGCGGTCGACGACAGGACGTTCACCGTCCGGCTCAGCCAGAAGTTCTCCGGCTTCCCCGACACCCTCGGCTACAACGCCTTCGTCCCGCTGCCGCGTGCCTTCTACGACGACCACGCAGGCTGGCTCGCCAAGCCCGTCGGCAACGGTCCGTACACCGTGCAGTCGTACACCAAGGGCTCCGAGATGAGCCTCACGAGGTGGGACGCGTACCCGGGTCCGGACGCGGCCCAGAACGGTGGCGTCACCCTCAAGGTCTACACGGACAACAACACGGCCTACACCGACCTGATGGCCGGCAACCTCGACCTCGTCGACGACGTACCGGCCCAGCAGCTGAAGAACGTCCGCAGCGACCTCGGCGACCGCTACCTCAACACCCCGGCCGGCATCATCCAGACCCTGGCCTTCCCCCACTACGACAAGGCCTGGAACAAGCCCGGCTCGGTCAAGGTCCGCAAGGGGCTGTCCCGGGCGATCGACCGCGAGCAGATCACCAAGACCATCTTCCAGGGGACCCGCACGCCCGCGACCGACTGGACCTCACCCGTCCTGGGCGCGGAGGGCGGTTACAAGGCGGGGCTGTGCGGTGAGTGGTGCCAGTACGACGCGGCCGCGGCGAAGAAGCTGATCGAGGAGGGCGGCGGGCTGCCAGGCGGGCAGGTGAAGATCACGTACAACGCGGACACCGGCTCCCACAAGCTGTGGGTGGACGCCGTCTGCAACTCCATCAACAACGCCCTGGGCAACGACCGGGCCTGCGTCGGCAACCCGATCGGCACCTTCGCCGACTTCCGCAGCAAGAGCACGACCCAGAAGCTCTCCGGCCCCTTCCGGGCGGGCTGGCAGATGGACTACCCGCTGCCCCAGAACTTCCTCCAGCCGCTCTACTACACCAACGCCTCCTCCAACGACGGCAAGTGGTCCAACGAGGAGTTCGACAAGCTCGTCGACGAGGCGAACGCCGAGACCGACCCCGCACGGGCCGTGGAGATGTTCCAGAAGGCCGAGGCGGTCGTCCGGGACAACATGGCGGCCATCCCGCTCTGGTACCAGAACGGCAGCGCCGGCTGGTCGCAGCGGCTGTCGAACGTGGCCCTCAACCCGTTCAGCGTCCCCGTCTACAACGAGATCAAGGTCGGCTGA
- a CDS encoding ABC transporter ATP-binding protein, which produces MASSSPAEPILEVSGLVKHYPLTRGILFKKQVGAVKAVDGVDFTLHRGETLGIVGESGCGKSTVARMLVNLERPTAGSIKYKGEDITRLSGRALKAVRRNIQMVFQDPYTSLNPRMTVGDIIGEPYDIHPEVAPKGDRRRRVRDLLDVVGLNPEYINRYPHQFSGGQRQRIGIARGLALRPEVIVADEPVSALDVSVQAQVINLMDRLQNEFELSYVFIAHDLSIVRHISDRVGVMYLGRIVEIGRDAEIYDHPTHPYTQALLSAVPVPDPEARAHRARIILAGDVPSPTNVPSGCRFRTRCWKAEERCAEQVPALAVPARLRDPSGPEAHDSACHFAAAQGNGPG; this is translated from the coding sequence ATGGCTAGTTCCTCACCGGCCGAGCCGATTCTGGAGGTCAGCGGGCTCGTCAAGCACTATCCGCTCACCCGGGGCATCCTCTTCAAGAAACAGGTGGGCGCGGTCAAGGCCGTCGACGGCGTCGACTTCACCCTCCACCGCGGCGAGACCCTCGGCATCGTCGGCGAGTCCGGCTGCGGCAAGTCGACGGTCGCCAGGATGCTGGTCAACCTGGAACGGCCGACGGCCGGTTCGATCAAGTACAAGGGCGAGGACATCACCAGGCTGTCCGGCCGCGCCCTGAAGGCCGTACGCCGCAACATCCAGATGGTCTTCCAGGACCCGTACACCTCCCTCAACCCCCGCATGACGGTGGGCGACATCATCGGAGAGCCGTACGACATCCACCCCGAGGTCGCTCCGAAGGGCGACCGCCGCCGCCGGGTGCGGGACCTGCTGGACGTGGTCGGCCTCAACCCCGAGTACATCAACCGCTACCCGCACCAGTTCTCCGGCGGCCAGCGCCAGCGCATCGGCATCGCACGGGGGCTGGCGCTGCGCCCGGAGGTCATCGTCGCCGACGAACCCGTCTCCGCGCTGGACGTCTCGGTCCAGGCCCAGGTCATCAACCTGATGGACCGCCTGCAGAACGAGTTCGAGCTCTCCTACGTCTTCATCGCCCACGACCTGTCGATCGTCCGGCACATCTCCGACCGGGTCGGGGTGATGTACCTCGGACGGATCGTGGAGATCGGCAGGGACGCCGAGATCTACGACCACCCCACGCACCCCTACACCCAGGCGCTGCTCTCCGCGGTCCCCGTCCCCGACCCGGAGGCCCGTGCACACCGCGCACGCATCATCCTCGCGGGCGACGTCCCGTCCCCGACGAACGTCCCCTCCGGCTGCCGCTTCCGCACCCGCTGCTGGAAGGCGGAGGAACGCTGCGCCGAGCAGGTGCCGGCGCTCGCGGTGCCGGCACGTCTGCGGGACCCGAGCGGGCCCGAGGCGCACGACTCGGCGTGCCATTTCGCGGCGGCGCAAGGCAACGGGCCGGGGTGA
- a CDS encoding S9 family peptidase has translation MTTEPVSFPRRHARTQRFTFGAPRAFTVAPDGSRAVFLRSTSGTDPASSLWVLDTTDGGERVAADPRALLGGTSEDLSPEERARRERSREGGAGIVSHATDTAVELASFALSGRLFTAELRAGTARELPVPGPVIDPRPSPDGRHIAYVTQGALRVVGAEGEGDRALAEPEWDGVTYGLAEFIAAEEMGRYRGFWWGPESDLLLVARADDTPVRRWWISDPARPEREPQRVAYPAAGTPNADVRLFVIGLDGVRTEVSWDRARYPYLARVHWSAAGAPLLLVQARDQRSQLFLAVNPATGATRMVHADEDPQWLDLFPGVPCWSPSGHLVRIADEGGARVLTVGERPLTGPQLHVRAVLDVTSDDVLISASAGEAAAVPEIGEVHVYRVNELGMERVSQEPGVHSAVRAGGVTVLASHTLDRPGAQVQVLRDGKPTATVRSYAEDPGLTPRVTLTEGGARRIPCAVLMPRDYAGDTPLPVLLDPYGGPHASRVVAAHNAHLTSQWFADQGFAVIVADGRGTPGRSPAWEKAVKDDIAAIVVQDQVDALHALAERFPLDLTRVAIRGWSFGGYLAGLAALRRPDVFHAAVVGAPVTDLRLYDTHYQERYVGHPDEQPEVYRRNSLIDDAGLVDPAEPHRPMMIVHGLADDNVVVAHSLRLSSALLAAGRPHEVLPLSGVTHMTPQEAVAENLLLLQLDFLQRSLT, from the coding sequence ATGACGACCGAGCCTGTGTCCTTCCCCCGACGGCACGCCCGCACCCAGAGGTTCACCTTCGGCGCACCGCGCGCCTTCACGGTGGCGCCCGACGGTTCCCGTGCCGTGTTCCTGCGCTCCACCTCCGGGACGGATCCGGCGAGTTCGCTGTGGGTGCTCGACACGACGGACGGCGGGGAGCGCGTGGCGGCCGACCCGCGCGCCCTCCTGGGTGGCACCTCGGAGGACCTCTCGCCCGAGGAGCGGGCACGCCGCGAGCGCAGCCGAGAGGGCGGCGCCGGCATCGTCTCCCACGCCACCGACACGGCCGTCGAGTTGGCGTCTTTTGCCTTGTCAGGGCGGCTTTTCACGGCCGAACTGCGGGCCGGTACGGCACGTGAACTCCCGGTCCCCGGGCCGGTGATCGACCCGCGCCCCTCCCCCGACGGACGGCACATCGCGTACGTCACGCAGGGTGCCCTGCGGGTGGTGGGCGCCGAGGGCGAGGGCGACCGTGCGCTCGCCGAGCCGGAGTGGGACGGTGTGACCTACGGCCTCGCGGAGTTCATCGCCGCCGAGGAGATGGGGCGCTACCGGGGCTTTTGGTGGGGTCCGGAGTCGGACCTGCTGCTGGTGGCGCGGGCGGACGACACGCCGGTGCGCCGGTGGTGGATCTCCGATCCGGCACGTCCGGAGCGCGAGCCGCAGCGGGTGGCGTATCCGGCGGCGGGAACGCCGAACGCGGACGTGCGGCTGTTCGTGATCGGCCTGGACGGGGTGCGTACGGAGGTCTCGTGGGACCGGGCGCGGTACCCGTATCTGGCGCGAGTGCACTGGTCAGCGGCGGGTGCCCCGCTGCTGCTCGTACAGGCGCGCGACCAGCGCAGCCAGCTGTTCCTGGCCGTGAACCCGGCGACGGGGGCGACCCGGATGGTGCACGCGGACGAAGATCCACAATGGCTGGATCTTTTCCCTGGCGTGCCCTGCTGGAGCCCGTCAGGACACCTCGTGCGCATCGCCGACGAGGGCGGCGCGCGGGTCCTCACCGTGGGCGAACGCCCGTTGACCGGACCGCAGTTGCACGTCCGCGCGGTGCTGGACGTCACCTCGGACGACGTGCTGATCTCGGCGTCGGCGGGCGAGGCCGCGGCCGTTCCCGAGATCGGCGAAGTGCACGTGTACCGGGTGAACGAGCTCGGCATGGAGCGCGTTTCACAGGAGCCGGGCGTGCACTCGGCGGTTCGCGCCGGGGGCGTGACGGTACTGGCCTCCCACACCCTTGACCGGCCCGGGGCTCAGGTCCAGGTGCTGCGGGACGGGAAGCCGACGGCGACGGTCCGGTCGTATGCCGAAGATCCCGGTTTGACCCCGCGCGTGACCCTCACCGAAGGGGGCGCACGCCGCATCCCGTGCGCCGTGCTTATGCCTCGGGACTACGCCGGTGACACCCCGCTGCCGGTCTTGCTGGATCCCTACGGTGGTCCGCACGCCTCCCGGGTGGTCGCCGCGCACAACGCGCACCTCACCTCGCAGTGGTTCGCCGACCAGGGGTTCGCGGTGATCGTCGCGGACGGGCGCGGTACGCCGGGGCGCTCGCCCGCGTGGGAGAAGGCCGTCAAGGACGACATCGCGGCGATCGTGGTGCAGGACCAGGTCGACGCGCTGCACGCGCTCGCCGAGCGGTTCCCGCTCGATCTGACCCGCGTGGCCATCCGGGGCTGGTCCTTCGGCGGCTACCTGGCGGGGCTCGCCGCGCTGCGCCGCCCGGACGTCTTCCACGCGGCGGTGGTCGGCGCACCGGTCACGGATCTGCGCCTGTACGACACCCACTACCAGGAGCGGTACGTCGGACATCCCGACGAGCAGCCGGAGGTCTACCGCCGCAACTCGCTGATCGACGACGCGGGCCTGGTGGATCCGGCCGAACCGCACCGCCCGATGATGATCGTCCACGGCCTCGCGGACGACAACGTGGTCGTCGCCCACTCCCTGCGCCTGTCCTCGGCCCTGCTCGCCGCGGGCCGTCCGCACGAGGTGCTGCCGCTGTCCGGCGTCACGCACATGACCCCGCAGGAAGCAGTCGCGGAGAACCTGCTGCTGCTTCAGCTGGACTTCCTGCAGCGGTCGCTGACATAG
- a CDS encoding DUF6113 family protein: MSSMLAQPLKRPSALRVLAHLGLFVLGAVVGVAGALVQPAWFPGGLLLALAGEAGLCLGAARAMGSRAAAVAPAGGWMITVILLTASRPEGDFVFGTGAASYLFLLGGMAVAVICATLAPVRQPGGDGVRLAK; this comes from the coding sequence ATGAGCTCGATGCTCGCCCAGCCGCTGAAGCGGCCCTCCGCCCTGCGGGTCCTCGCCCACCTCGGGCTCTTCGTGCTCGGCGCGGTGGTCGGCGTGGCCGGAGCGCTGGTGCAGCCCGCGTGGTTCCCGGGCGGCCTGCTGCTCGCCCTCGCCGGCGAGGCCGGGCTCTGCCTGGGCGCAGCCCGGGCGATGGGCAGCCGGGCCGCGGCCGTCGCGCCCGCCGGCGGCTGGATGATCACCGTCATCCTGCTCACCGCCAGCCGCCCCGAAGGCGACTTCGTCTTCGGCACAGGCGCCGCCTCCTACCTCTTCCTGCTCGGCGGCATGGCTGTGGCTGTGATCTGCGCCACCCTCGCGCCTGTGCGGCAACCGGGTGGCGACGGCGTCCGACTTGCCAAGTGA
- a CDS encoding ABC transporter permease translates to MKALIRLELTRALRNRKFLFFSVLYPSMLFLLIAGSADSTTEVDGTGLTLPTYMMVSMASFGALTAVLMGNSERIAKERESGWVRQLRLTTLPGRGYVLAKTASAAVVSLPSIVVIFVVAAVVKDVRLDAWQWLALTGAIWAGSLVFAALGVAIGYSATGDAVRPITMIIYFGLSLLGGLWMPTTTFPQWLQDIAAWVPTHAYAALGQAIEQSQAPHAKDLAVLVVSFALFTGGAAWLYRKDTLKA, encoded by the coding sequence ATGAAGGCCCTGATCCGGCTGGAACTCACCCGCGCCCTGCGCAACCGCAAGTTCCTGTTCTTCTCGGTGCTCTACCCGTCGATGCTGTTCCTGCTGATCGCGGGCAGCGCCGACAGCACGACCGAGGTCGACGGCACGGGCCTGACCCTGCCGACCTACATGATGGTCTCCATGGCCTCCTTCGGCGCCCTCACGGCCGTCCTGATGGGCAACAGCGAGCGCATCGCCAAGGAGCGCGAGAGCGGCTGGGTACGGCAGCTGCGGCTGACCACCCTGCCGGGCCGCGGGTACGTGCTGGCCAAGACCGCGAGCGCCGCCGTGGTCAGCCTGCCGTCGATCGTCGTCATCTTCGTCGTCGCCGCGGTGGTGAAGGACGTACGGCTGGACGCCTGGCAGTGGCTCGCCCTCACCGGTGCGATCTGGGCCGGGAGCCTGGTCTTCGCCGCGCTCGGTGTGGCGATCGGATACTCCGCGACCGGTGACGCGGTACGCCCGATCACCATGATCATCTACTTCGGGCTGTCCCTGCTCGGCGGCCTGTGGATGCCCACGACGACCTTCCCGCAGTGGCTCCAGGACATCGCCGCCTGGGTGCCCACGCACGCGTACGCTGCCCTGGGGCAGGCCATCGAGCAGAGCCAGGCCCCACACGCGAAGGACCTCGCCGTCCTCGTCGTCTCCTTCGCTCTCTTCACGGGCGGCGCGGCCTGGCTGTACCGGAAGGACACGTTGAAGGCGTGA
- a CDS encoding ABC transporter ATP-binding protein produces the protein MLLEVRDLQVEFRTRDGVAKAVNGVSYGVDAGETLAVLGESGSGKSVTAQAVMGILDMPPGRITGGEILFQGRDLLKLKEEERRRVRGAEMAMIFQDALSSLNPVLTVGDQLGEMFVVHRGMSRKDARAKAVELMDRVRIPAARERVKQYPHQFSGGMRQRIMIAMALALEPALIIADEPTTALDVTVQAQVMDLLAELQREYRMGLILITHDLGVVADVADRIAVMYAGRIVESAPVHDIYKAPGHPYTRGLLESIPRLDQKGQELYAIKGLPPNLMNIPQGCAFNPRCPMARDLCRTDVPELYEVSEARGSACHFWRECLDG, from the coding sequence ATGCTGCTCGAAGTGCGTGATCTGCAGGTGGAGTTCCGGACGCGGGACGGGGTTGCCAAGGCGGTCAACGGGGTGAGTTACGGCGTGGACGCGGGGGAGACGCTCGCCGTGCTCGGGGAGTCCGGGTCCGGGAAGTCGGTGACCGCGCAGGCGGTGATGGGGATTCTCGACATGCCGCCCGGGAGGATCACCGGGGGCGAGATCCTCTTCCAGGGGCGGGACCTGCTGAAGCTGAAGGAAGAGGAGCGGCGCAGGGTCCGCGGCGCCGAGATGGCGATGATCTTCCAGGACGCCCTGTCGTCGCTCAACCCCGTACTGACCGTCGGCGACCAGCTCGGCGAGATGTTCGTGGTGCACCGCGGCATGTCCAGGAAGGACGCGCGGGCGAAGGCCGTGGAGCTGATGGACCGGGTGCGCATCCCGGCCGCGCGCGAGCGCGTCAAGCAGTACCCGCACCAGTTCTCCGGCGGCATGCGCCAGCGCATCATGATCGCGATGGCCCTCGCCCTCGAACCCGCGCTCATCATCGCCGACGAGCCCACCACCGCCCTGGACGTCACCGTCCAGGCCCAGGTCATGGATCTGCTGGCGGAGCTCCAGCGCGAGTACCGCATGGGCCTGATCCTCATCACCCACGACCTCGGCGTCGTCGCGGACGTCGCGGACCGGATCGCCGTGATGTACGCCGGCCGCATCGTGGAGTCGGCGCCGGTGCACGACATCTACAAGGCGCCCGGCCACCCGTACACCAGGGGCCTGCTGGAGTCGATCCCGCGCCTGGACCAGAAGGGCCAGGAGCTCTACGCCATCAAGGGCCTGCCCCCCAACCTCATGAACATCCCGCAGGGCTGCGCCTTCAACCCCCGCTGCCCGATGGCCCGCGACCTGTGCCGCACCGATGTGCCCGAGCTGTACGAGGTCTCCGAAGCACGGGGCAGCGCCTGCCACTTCTGGAGGGAGTGCCTGGATGGCTAG
- a CDS encoding ABC transporter permease, which yields MGRYVVRRLVQMVPVFIGATLLIFLMVNVMGDPVAGLCGDRQCDAATAAQLRKEFGLDKPVWQQYLTYMGNVFTGDFGTAFNGQEVTELMSTAFPVTIRLTIVAVLFEVLIGVTLGVVTGLQRGRPVDSGVLLLTLVVISVPTFVTGLLLQLLLGVEWGWIRPSVSSSAPFGELLIPGLVLASVSLAYVTRLTRTSIAENRRSDYVRTAIAKGLPRHRVVTRHLLRNSLIPVVTFVGADIGFLMGGAIVTERIFNIHGVGYQLYQGILRQNTQTVVGFVTVLVLVFLACNLVVDLLYAVLDPRIRYA from the coding sequence ATGGGGCGGTACGTCGTCCGGCGCCTGGTGCAGATGGTCCCGGTGTTCATCGGGGCCACCCTGCTGATCTTCCTCATGGTCAACGTGATGGGGGACCCCGTCGCGGGCCTGTGCGGCGACCGGCAGTGCGACGCGGCGACGGCGGCTCAGCTGAGGAAGGAGTTCGGCCTCGACAAGCCCGTGTGGCAGCAGTACCTGACCTATATGGGGAACGTCTTCACCGGAGACTTCGGTACGGCGTTCAACGGCCAGGAAGTCACCGAGCTGATGTCGACCGCCTTCCCGGTCACCATCCGGCTCACGATCGTCGCGGTCCTCTTCGAGGTCCTCATCGGCGTCACGCTGGGCGTCGTCACGGGTCTGCAGCGGGGCCGCCCCGTCGACTCCGGTGTCCTGCTCCTGACCCTCGTCGTGATCTCCGTCCCCACCTTCGTCACCGGCCTGCTGCTCCAGCTGCTGCTCGGCGTGGAGTGGGGCTGGATCCGCCCGTCGGTCTCCTCATCGGCCCCCTTCGGCGAGCTGCTCATCCCGGGCCTCGTCCTCGCCTCGGTCTCCCTCGCGTACGTCACCCGGCTGACCCGCACCTCGATCGCGGAGAACCGGCGCTCCGACTACGTCCGTACGGCGATCGCCAAGGGCCTGCCGAGGCACCGGGTGGTCACCCGGCATCTGCTCCGCAACTCCCTCATCCCCGTCGTCACCTTCGTCGGCGCCGACATCGGCTTCCTCATGGGCGGCGCGATCGTCACCGAGCGGATCTTCAACATCCACGGCGTCGGCTACCAGCTCTACCAGGGCATCCTGCGCCAGAACACGCAGACCGTCGTCGGCTTCGTGACGGTCCTCGTCCTCGTCTTCCTCGCCTGCAACCTGGTCGTCGACCTGCTGTACGCCGTACTCGACCCGAGGATCCGCTATGCCTGA
- the mshB gene encoding N-acetyl-1-D-myo-inositol-2-amino-2-deoxy-alpha-D-glucopyranoside deacetylase, with amino-acid sequence MTELPSPTLRAGGPPSRCARRLLLVHAHPDDESINNGATMAKYTAEGARVTLVTCTLGEHGEVIPPELRHLTGAELGEHRLAELTAAMRELGVEDFRLLGGKGRFEDSGMMGIADNDDPASLWQADVDEAARELVEVILEVRPQVLVTYDPDGGYGHPDHIQAHRVAMRGAELAADAGWQIPKIYWNRVPRTVAEEAFARLQADLPGLPFAKAATVGDVPGVVADERITTVIDGTAHAPAKAAAMRAHATQIDVAEPYFALSNELAQPLFTTEYYELVRGEPAARTESDLFAGVAVEEAS; translated from the coding sequence ATGACGGAACTGCCCTCCCCCACCCTTCGGGCGGGGGGACCCCCATCTCGCTGCGCTCGGCGTCTGCTCCTGGTGCACGCGCACCCGGACGACGAGTCGATCAACAACGGCGCGACCATGGCCAAGTACACGGCCGAGGGTGCCCGGGTGACCCTGGTCACCTGCACCCTGGGTGAGCACGGCGAGGTCATTCCCCCCGAGCTGCGCCACCTGACCGGAGCCGAGCTCGGCGAACACCGCCTGGCCGAGCTCACGGCCGCGATGCGCGAGCTCGGCGTCGAGGACTTCCGTCTCCTCGGCGGCAAGGGCCGCTTCGAGGACTCGGGGATGATGGGCATCGCCGACAACGACGACCCCGCGAGCCTGTGGCAGGCGGACGTCGACGAGGCGGCCCGGGAGCTCGTCGAGGTGATCCTGGAGGTACGCCCCCAGGTGCTCGTCACCTACGACCCCGACGGCGGCTACGGCCACCCGGACCACATCCAGGCCCACCGCGTCGCCATGCGCGGGGCCGAGCTGGCCGCCGACGCCGGGTGGCAGATCCCCAAGATCTACTGGAACCGCGTCCCGCGCACGGTCGCCGAGGAGGCCTTCGCCCGGCTTCAGGCGGACTTGCCCGGATTGCCCTTCGCCAAGGCCGCCACCGTCGGCGACGTGCCGGGTGTCGTGGCCGACGAGCGGATCACCACCGTGATCGACGGCACCGCCCACGCCCCCGCCAAGGCCGCCGCGATGCGGGCGCACGCCACGCAGATCGATGTGGCCGAGCCGTACTTCGCGCTCTCCAACGAACTCGCGCAGCCCCTCTTCACGACCGAGTACTACGAGTTGGTGCGCGGGGAGCCGGCGGCGCGGACAGAGTCCGATCTGTTCGCCGGTGTCGCCGTCGAGGAGGCGTCATGA
- a CDS encoding ABC transporter ATP-binding protein, whose product MTTTALNTTTAVVGFDRVSKSYGDVRAVDGLTLALHPGETVALLGPNGAGKSTTLDLLLGLKRPDSGRVGVFGTDPREAIVAGRVGAMLQSGGLMDEVTVAEMVRLACDLHPRPYPVSDVLARAGITQIADRKVDKLSGGQSQRVRFALATAGDSDLIVLDEPTTGMDVTTRQAFWATMREQADQGRTVLFATHYLEEADAIADRVLVLHRGRLLADGTAAEIKAKAGARRISFDLADGPVDEAALRELPFLTTFTVSNSGSAAGSGRTVRIQSTDADATVHALYGLGLYPRNLEVAGLGLEQAFVAITTAEEARTS is encoded by the coding sequence ATGACAACGACAGCGTTGAACACGACGACTGCGGTGGTCGGATTCGACCGGGTGAGCAAGAGCTACGGGGACGTACGAGCCGTCGACGGCCTCACGCTCGCGCTGCACCCGGGGGAGACCGTGGCCCTGCTGGGCCCGAACGGGGCCGGCAAGTCCACCACGCTCGATCTGCTGCTCGGCCTCAAGCGCCCCGACAGCGGCAGGGTCGGCGTCTTCGGCACCGACCCGCGCGAGGCGATCGTCGCCGGACGGGTGGGTGCCATGCTGCAGAGCGGCGGGCTGATGGACGAGGTCACGGTCGCCGAGATGGTGCGGCTGGCCTGCGATCTGCATCCGCGGCCGTACCCCGTCTCCGACGTCCTCGCCCGCGCGGGCATCACGCAGATCGCCGACCGCAAGGTCGACAAGCTCTCCGGCGGCCAGTCCCAGCGCGTCCGCTTCGCCCTCGCGACGGCGGGCGACAGCGACCTGATCGTCCTCGACGAGCCCACCACCGGCATGGACGTCACCACCCGCCAGGCCTTCTGGGCCACCATGCGCGAACAGGCCGACCAGGGCCGTACGGTCCTCTTCGCCACGCACTACCTGGAAGAGGCGGACGCGATCGCCGACCGGGTGCTGGTCCTGCACCGCGGCAGGCTGCTGGCCGACGGCACGGCGGCCGAGATCAAGGCGAAGGCGGGGGCGCGGCGGATCTCCTTCGACCTGGCCGACGGTCCGGTCGACGAGGCCGCCCTGCGCGAGCTGCCCTTCCTCACCACGTTCACGGTGTCCAACAGCGGGTCCGCCGCGGGGTCGGGCCGGACCGTCCGTATCCAGTCCACCGACGCCGACGCGACCGTCCACGCCCTCTACGGGCTCGGCCTCTACCCCCGCAACCTCGAAGTCGCCGGGCTCGGACTGGAGCAGGCGTTCGTCGCCATCACCACCGCCGAGGAGGCACGTACGTCATGA
- a CDS encoding ABC transporter permease has product MELAAGEAQTLEPRPPVGPAPRGPQGTGPPGPQLSEAAADERPRSLWSDACQDLRRNPVFIVSGLIILFLLFISLWPSAIASGSPLTCDLAKAQQGSAPGHPFGYDGQGCDVYTRTVYGARTSVAVGVCATLGVAVLGSVLGALAGFFGGLWDSFLSRITDVFFAIPVILGGLVLLSVVTANSIWPVIGFIVLLGWPQISRIARGAVITAKQHDYVQAARALGASNSRILLRHIAPNAIAPVIVVATIALGTYIALEATLSYLGVGLKPPSVSWGIDISAASPYIRNAPHALLWPSGALAVTVLAFIMLGDAVRDALDPKLR; this is encoded by the coding sequence ATGGAGCTGGCCGCGGGCGAGGCGCAGACGCTGGAGCCGCGGCCGCCGGTCGGGCCGGCACCGCGGGGTCCGCAGGGCACGGGACCGCCGGGGCCGCAGCTGTCGGAGGCCGCGGCGGACGAACGTCCGCGCAGCCTCTGGTCCGACGCCTGTCAGGACCTGCGCCGCAACCCCGTCTTCATCGTCTCGGGCCTGATCATCCTCTTCTTGCTCTTCATCTCCCTGTGGCCCTCGGCGATCGCCTCCGGCAGCCCCCTCACGTGCGACCTCGCCAAGGCCCAGCAGGGCTCCGCGCCCGGCCATCCCTTCGGCTACGACGGCCAGGGGTGCGACGTCTACACGCGCACGGTCTACGGCGCCCGTACGTCCGTCGCGGTCGGCGTATGCGCCACGCTCGGGGTCGCGGTCCTCGGCTCGGTGCTGGGGGCGCTGGCGGGCTTCTTCGGCGGCCTGTGGGACTCGTTCCTCTCCCGCATCACCGACGTCTTCTTCGCCATCCCGGTGATCCTCGGTGGCCTGGTCCTGCTGTCCGTGGTCACCGCCAACTCCATCTGGCCGGTCATCGGCTTCATCGTGCTGCTCGGCTGGCCGCAGATCTCCCGCATCGCGCGCGGCGCCGTCATCACCGCCAAACAGCACGACTACGTCCAGGCCGCCCGCGCCCTCGGCGCCTCCAACTCCCGCATCCTCCTGCGCCACATCGCGCCCAACGCCATCGCCCCGGTGATCGTGGTCGCGACCATCGCCCTGGGTACGTACATCGCCCTGGAGGCGACCCTGTCCTATCTGGGGGTCGGCCTGAAACCCCCGAGCGTCTCCTGGGGCATCGACATCTCGGCCGCCTCCCCCTACATCCGCAACGCCCCCCACGCCCTCCTGTGGCCCTCCGGCGCCCTCGCCGTCACGGTCCTGGCCTTCATCATGCTGGGCGACGCAGTCCGCGACGCCCTCGACCCGAAGCTGAGGTGA